One Synechococcus sp. PROS-9-1 DNA window includes the following coding sequences:
- a CDS encoding ATP adenylyltransferase: MGTETYWNRALEQSKRAIKSGALVPLSTSLEHLISSPESNFELRTLESRLPKHLKREGPKPNPFRPWDPQLEVARLNPGHTVILNKYPVQRGHMLLITADWAAQDGWLTLADWSALVQVDHDTSGLWFFNSGPIAGASQPHRHLQLLPRNKDETSCPRDLWFQKRLSSQRTIETTSDSLLNCCAVVSRLSHEKDNDEQAQHLYQCYLSLSRQLGIGHPSQDQRPRSFYNLLITPRWIAMVRRRREGAAGFSINALGFAGYLLATASADLNWLKTYGPEALLREVVLEIRENTVVE, translated from the coding sequence ATGGGAACTGAGACTTACTGGAATCGTGCGCTCGAGCAAAGCAAAAGGGCAATTAAGTCTGGAGCTCTCGTACCACTCAGCACCTCGTTAGAACATCTTATTAGCAGTCCAGAATCAAATTTTGAGCTGAGAACTCTAGAAAGTCGCTTGCCCAAACATTTAAAGAGAGAGGGACCTAAACCCAATCCTTTTCGACCATGGGATCCACAACTTGAGGTGGCACGATTGAATCCAGGTCATACGGTCATTCTGAACAAATATCCGGTCCAACGCGGACATATGCTTCTGATTACTGCCGATTGGGCCGCCCAGGATGGTTGGCTCACATTGGCTGACTGGAGCGCTTTAGTTCAAGTTGACCATGACACATCTGGGCTGTGGTTTTTCAACAGCGGACCAATCGCAGGAGCGAGTCAACCCCATCGACATCTTCAGCTTCTGCCGCGCAACAAAGACGAGACAAGTTGTCCCAGAGATCTATGGTTTCAAAAACGATTGTCATCGCAAAGAACAATCGAAACAACCAGCGATTCCTTGCTGAACTGCTGCGCCGTTGTCTCGCGATTAAGTCATGAAAAGGATAACGATGAACAGGCTCAACACCTCTATCAATGCTATCTGTCACTCTCTAGACAGCTAGGGATTGGGCATCCCTCTCAAGATCAACGCCCAAGGTCTTTTTACAACCTGTTAATAACTCCTCGATGGATAGCGATGGTGAGGCGTCGACGTGAAGGTGCTGCGGGTTTCAGCATCAATGCGCTTGGATTTGCTGGATATCTCTTGGCCACTGCAAGCGCTGATCTGAACTGGCTGAAGACCTACGGACCCGAGGCCTTATTGCGTGAAGTCGTTCTCGAAATCCGTGAAAATACGGTTGTGGAGTAA
- a CDS encoding SpoIID/LytB domain-containing protein, which yields MSATAGLIAVVAWSVQAIGQLEQQRSQQTTLETLLESSSTDHQLVHSSADSSENPPKPSNSLFHQTPDFKPIGAPSNPIVRVALLSQSPPRSVDLSGQAECRFRNGVIVQKRTLTKVITSRRSYLVTCQSGQDGAVIVNERPYPKTVYFLNRGGGGIVINQLPLERYVASVVGAEMPSHWNPEALKAQAVAARSYALVHLVRPADSDFNLGDTTRWQAYGGLNSQTEPTAAATKATQGLVLSFQGGLVESLYASTSEIAAEAHSHLGASMSQHGAQNMAMNGLKFNEILRRYYVGASLARLKTNGN from the coding sequence ATGTCCGCCACTGCGGGGCTGATTGCTGTGGTCGCCTGGAGCGTCCAAGCGATTGGACAGTTGGAACAACAGCGAAGCCAACAAACCACCCTTGAAACGCTGTTAGAGAGCTCCTCAACAGATCACCAACTTGTTCACTCGTCTGCTGATTCCTCTGAAAATCCACCCAAACCATCCAATTCGCTGTTCCACCAAACTCCAGATTTCAAGCCAATAGGTGCTCCTAGCAACCCGATTGTGCGCGTTGCGTTATTAAGTCAATCGCCACCCCGTTCCGTAGATTTATCAGGACAGGCAGAGTGCAGATTTAGAAATGGTGTAATCGTTCAAAAAAGAACCCTGACGAAGGTAATTACCAGTCGTCGTTCATATTTAGTGACATGCCAGTCCGGTCAAGATGGTGCCGTAATTGTGAATGAACGCCCCTATCCTAAGACGGTTTACTTTCTGAACAGAGGTGGCGGTGGGATTGTCATCAACCAACTCCCTCTTGAACGTTACGTTGCCTCTGTGGTTGGGGCGGAGATGCCGAGTCACTGGAATCCTGAAGCGTTAAAGGCACAAGCTGTGGCCGCACGGTCCTATGCCCTCGTGCATCTTGTGCGTCCTGCAGATTCTGATTTCAATCTTGGTGATACGACCCGTTGGCAAGCCTATGGAGGCCTCAATAGTCAAACCGAGCCGACGGCAGCAGCAACGAAAGCGACCCAGGGTTTAGTGCTCAGTTTTCAAGGAGGTTTAGTGGAATCTCTGTACGCTTCAACCAGTGAAATCGCCGCTGAAGCGCACAGCCATTTGGGAGCAAGTATGAGTCAGCACGGAGCACAAAACATGGCCATGAATGGGCTCAAGTTTAACGAAATCCTTCGTCGTTATTACGTAGGCGCATCCTTGGCGAGGCTCAAAACAAATGGGAACTGA